In Salinibaculum sp. SYNS191, the genomic window TCCCATCCGGTCGACTCCCAGATGCGGTGGGTGATGAGGTCTACTGGGTTGCTCGCAACGACGACCGGTATCGGGTCGTGGGCCGACAACGAGTCAGCGATGGAGTCGGCAAGGTCGCGGTTTTTTTCCAGATACCTGATGCGCGCGCCCCGTTCGGCGGTCCCATCGGGCGGCGAGATGCTCGCAGTCACGATAGCGCAGTCGACATCCGCGAGTGCATCCGGTCCGGACGGACGGGCGCGAATGTGGCCCTCGGGGAGGCGTTCGGTGGCAAGCCCTGGGAGTTGGCTCGCCGTCCGGCCGTGTGAGAGGTCTATGGCGTGGCCCCGCGCGGGGTCCGTTGCAGGGTCGACGAGTGTGATGTCGATGTCCTGCTGTGCGGTCGCAAGCGTGTAGGCGACGGTCGTTCCAATAGTACCAGCACCGCCGATTATTGCAACGTGCATAGCAGTAGCATCGGTGAAGTACATCAAAAGTGTGTGGGTACGGGGTTATAGCTCGGACGCTATCGCAGTACAAAAGGTGCAAAGAGGGAGAGAAGCCCGGACCGGGCTTCGTTCCACCGCGACCGGCGTCGCGGTTGTCATGGATTGCTCGCTACCGGTGTGCCAACCGTGATAGGACACAGGTGAGGGGGTTCCTGAATCGTGGGGTGGGAGCAACTACCACGGCTGCAATTTCTCCGACGTGGGTAGCCCTCTTAATCATTTTGGAACCCATCAGATAGCAGTCAAGACGGGGCAACAGCAGGTCGAGGATGCCGGCGGAATCGAGCGGGTTCACTCGTGCGAAACGTATAAACAACTCTCTCGCCAACAGCGAACCAAGAGGTTCAACATGGCACAATCGACGGCTTCTGACTCGGCAGGACAACTCTCACGCATCGTCGACACTGACGTACACCACTCCTTCGGGGAGCGCTCGGACTTGACGCCGTACATGCCCGAGGCGTACGAGGACCGATGGGAGATGTACGGTATCCCGTCGCTCGGCCGAGGCTTCGCCAACAACGGCGGCGACCGCGCTGTCCGAGAGGACGTACAGGACAGCGACGACCCGCTCCCCTTTGCCGGCGCACCGCCCGAACTCGTCCAGACGAAACTGCTCGACGGCTGTGGCATCGACATCGCCATTCTCACCGGCCTGCCGACCTACCGCCTCAGTTCGACGGCAGACGTGGAGTACGCCAACGCCATCGCCACCGCGTTCAACGAATACACTGTCGAGGAGTATCTCGATGTCGACGACCGCTTTCGCTATCAAATCGCCATCAACCACCGCGACCCCGAAGCGTCGGCCGAAGAAATCCGTCGCATCGGTGACCACCCGCAAGTGACCGGCGTGATGATGCCTATCGGCGCGTCACGAACCTTCGGAAACAAGTTCTACGACCCCATCTACGAGGCGTCCGAGGAACTGAACCTCACTATCTCCCTCCATCTCGGCAACGACAGCAAAGGCGTCCACGGCCATCCCCCGACGGCCGCCGGTTGGCCCAACCACTACGCCGAAAACCGCGTGATGCGCCAAGGCACCTACCAGTCACACCTCGCCAGTTTCATCCTCCAAGGCACTTTCGAGAAGTACCCCGACCTGCGCGTCTCCCTGCTCGAATGTGGCTGGGCGTGGGTGCCCGCGTACCTCTGGCGGATGGACGCCAACTGGAAGGCCCTGCGCGACGAGGTGCCGTGGGTCGAACGGCCCCCCAGCGAGTACTTCAAAGACCACGTCAAGGTCAACACCCAACCCGTCGAGGAACCACCGACGGCCGACGACCTCCGGCAAATCGTCGACTGGATGGACGGCGACCGGA contains:
- a CDS encoding amidohydrolase family protein, whose protein sequence is MAQSTASDSAGQLSRIVDTDVHHSFGERSDLTPYMPEAYEDRWEMYGIPSLGRGFANNGGDRAVREDVQDSDDPLPFAGAPPELVQTKLLDGCGIDIAILTGLPTYRLSSTADVEYANAIATAFNEYTVEEYLDVDDRFRYQIAINHRDPEASAEEIRRIGDHPQVTGVMMPIGASRTFGNKFYDPIYEASEELNLTISLHLGNDSKGVHGHPPTAAGWPNHYAENRVMRQGTYQSHLASFILQGTFEKYPDLRVSLLECGWAWVPAYLWRMDANWKALRDEVPWVERPPSEYFKDHVKVNTQPVEEPPTADDLRQIVDWMDGDRTLMFATDFPHWDFDDPARTLLELDGETRERVFAENAKEQYDLDI